Proteins encoded together in one Penicillium digitatum chromosome 1, complete sequence window:
- a CDS encoding Nucleolar ATPase Kre33, putative, with protein sequence MPRKAIDSRIPALIRNGVQEKKRSFFVVVGDHAKDVIVHLHYIMSSVDVKQNKSVLWAYKKDLLGFTSHRKKREMKIKKEVKRGIREPNQEDPFELFITLNQIRYVYYKETEKILGNTYGMCVLQDFEAMTPNLLARTVETVEGGGLVILLLKSMTSLKQLYTMSMDIHSRYRTEAYDDVVARFNERFILSLGSCDSCLVVDDELNVLPISGGKTVKPLPAPETTDESAFGTKKELKEIKESLADSKPVGPLLSLARTVDQAKALLTFVDAIAEKTLKSTVTLTAGRGRGKSAALGVSIAAAVAHGYSNIFITSPSPENLKTLFEFIFKGFDALGYLDHVDYTILQSTNPDFNKAVVRVNIHRNHRQTIQYIQPQDAQVLGQAELLVIDEAAAIPLPLVRKLMGPYLVFMSSTINGYEGTGRSLSLKLIQQLREQSRSGVKTDDTDVADRSTGKSAKGADKNLSGRTLREITLAEPIRYAPGDSVEKWLNKVLCLDATLPKSHMNTQGCPHPSQCQLLQVNRDTLFSFHPVSEKFLQQMMALYVASHYKNTPNDLQLMSDAPAHQLYVLVPPIDEGATKLPEPLCVIQVALEGRISRQSVLNSLSRGQRAGGDLIPWLVSQQFQDENFASLSGARVVRIATNPEYVGMGYGSRAMELLVDFFEGKFTNLEEESTTAEEQMVRVTDEELAGSSLLDDNVHVRDIRSMPPLFGKLTERRPDVLDYIGVSYGLTPSLHKFWKRGSFVPVYLRQTPNELTGEHSCVMVRTLSTGETDDAWLSAYARDFHKRFLALLSYQFGQFPSVLSLSICESANSGAKKDPKFKPRTLQKSDLDAVFSPFDLKRLDSYANNLLDYHVILDLVPALSDYYFSNRLDGKVSLSGVQQSILLAIGLQHKNLDDIEKELNLPSSQLLAMFLKIVRKISTHFRNLIESDIEKSLPAQKVRIETSAAHDDEPEVSLQPLPISLEDELREGGKQIDEEMLAKQRALSAINPDGPESSKSSKRKKLETARDIYDKEIDSKRQKMIKKGTEGRKKR encoded by the exons ATGCCCCGCAAGGCGATTGACTCGCGGATTCCCGCTTTAATTCGAAATGGTGTTCAGGAGAAGAAGCGCAGTTTCTTCGTGGTTGTTGGCGACCATGCAAAGGATGTGATCGTGCATCTTCACTACATTATGTCCAGCGTGGACGTGAAGCAGAACAAGTCAGTACTATGGGCGTATAAGAAGGACCTGCTTGGCTTCACCAGTCACCGGAAGAAGCGCGAAATGAAGATCAAGAAGGAGGTCAAGCGTGGCATTCGCGAACCGAACCAGGAAGACCCATTCGAACTTTTCATCACCCTCAACCAGATCCGCTATGTCTACTACAAGGAAACCGAGAAGATTTTGGGTAACACCTATGGCATGTGTGTGTTGCAGGACTTCGAGGCCATGACTCCCAACTTGCTTGCACGAACAGTCGAGACCGTCGAAGGTGGAGGTTTGGTGATCCTGCTTTTGAAGAGCATGACCAGTCTGAAGCAGCTTTACACCATGTCCATGGATATTCACTCGCGGTACCGAACAGAGGCGTACGATGATGTTGTTGCTCGTTTCAATGAGCGATTCATCCTATCCCTCGGAAGCTGTGATTCGTGTCTGGTGGTCGACGACGAGCTGAACGTGTTGCCCATCTCTGGCGGCAAGACCGTGAAGCCTCTTCCCGCTCCTGAGACAACCGATGAGTCAGCTTTTGGCACGAagaaggaattgaaggaaatTAAGGAGAGCTTGGCCGACTCAAAGCCCGTGGGTCCTCTGCTCAGCTTGGCTCGCACCGTGGATCAAGCGAAGGCGCTCCTGACCTTCGTTGATGCAATCGCCGAAAAAACGCTGAAGAGCACTGTTACACTGACTGCTGGTCGTGGACGAGGAAAGTCGGCCGCTCTCGGTGTCTCCATTGCCGCCGCTGTCGCTCACGGCTACAGCAACATTTTCATCACTTCTCCCAGCCCAGAGAACTTGAAGACACTCTTCGAATTCATTTTCAAGGGCTTCGATGCCCTTGGATATCTCGACCACGTTGACTACACCATCCTGCAGTCAACCAACCCTGACTTCAACAAGGCCGTTGTGCGTGTGAACATTCACCGCAACCACCGTCAAACCATTCAGTACATTCAGCCTCAAGATGCGCAAGTCTTGGGACAGGCAGAGCTTCTCGTTATCGATGAGGCTGCAGCTATCCCTCTACCATTGGTGCGCAAGCTGATGGGACCTTACCTGGTGTTCATGTCTTCCACCATTAATGGATACGAAGGCACGGGCCGATCCCTGTCTTTGAAGTTGATTCAGCAACTGCGGGAACAATCCCGAAGTGGAGTCAAGACAGACGATACCGACgtcgccgaccgtagtacCGGCAAATCAGCCAAGGGTGCCGACAAGAACCTCAGTGGCCGAACCTTGAGAGAAATCACTCTCGCAGAGCCCATTCGATATGCCCCGGGTGATTCTGTCGAGAAATGGTTGAACAAGGTCCTCTGCCTTGACGCAACTCTTCCCAAGTCGCACATGAACACACAAGGCTGCCCTCACCCTTCGCAGTGCCAGCTTCTTCAGGTCAACCGTGATACCCTGTTCTCCTTCCACCCTGTTTCCGAGAAGTTCTTGCAGCAGATGATGGCGCTCTACGTTGCCAGTCACTACAAGAACACACCGAACGACCTTCAGCTTATGAGTGATGCTCCCGCTCATCAACTCTATGTTCTCGTGCCGCCGATTGATGAAGGGGCTACCAAGCTTCCCGAGCCACTTTGTGTCATTCAGGTTGCTCTTGAAGGTCGCATCAGTCGCCAGAGTGTGCTCAACAGTTTGAGCCGTGGCCAGCGCGCAGGAGGTGATCTCATCCCGTGGTTGGTCAGCCAGCAGTTCCAGGATGAGAACTTCGCCAGTCTTTCAGGTGCTCGTGTTGTCCGTATCGCAACTAACCCCGAATATGTGGGTATGGGATACGGTTCCCGGGCTATGGAGCTCCTGGTCGACTTCTTCGAGGGTAAGTTCACCAACTTGGAGGAGGAGAGCACCACCGCCGAAGAGCAAATGGTTCGTGTTACGGACGAAGAGCTCGCTGGTTCTAGCCTTTTGGATGACAACGTCCACGTCCGAGACATTCGCTCCATGCCTCCGCTCTTCGGCAAGCTGACCGAACGTCGCCCAGATGTTCTCGACTACATCGGTGTCAGTTACGGTCTTACCCCATCACTCCACAAGTTCTGGAAACGCGGTTCTTTTGTCCCCGTGTATCTGCGTCAGACCCCCAACGAACTCACTGGGGAGCACTCTTGCGTGATGGTCCGCACTCTATCCACCGGCGAGACCGACGATGCCTGGCTGAGCGCCTACGCGCGCGATTTCCACAAGCGATTCCTCGCGCTGTTGTCCTATCAATTCGGACAGTTCCCGTCCGTCCTCTCCCTCAGTATCTGCGAGTCTGCCAACTCCGGTGCCAAGAAGGACCCGAAATTCAAGCCGCGCACGCTACAGAAATCCGATCTCGATGCCGTTTTCTCGCCCTTCGATCTCAAGCGTCTGGACAGCTACGCCAACAACCTCCTGGACTACCACGTTATCCTCGACCTGGTTCCCGCTCTCTCCGACTACTACTTTTCCAACCGTCTCGATGGCAAGGTCAGCCTCTCCGGGGTACAGCAATCCATCCTCCTCGCCATCGGCCTGCAGCACAAGAACCTCGACGACATTGAGAAGGAGCTGAATCTCCCCTCctcccagctcctcgccatGTTCCTCAAGATTGTCCGCAAGATTTCCACCCACTTCCGTAATCTCATCGAGAGCGATATTGAGAAATCTCTGCCCGCACAGAAGGTCCGCATCGAGACCTCTGCCGCTCACGACGACGAGCCCGAAGTCAGCCTCCAACCCCTGCCCATCAGTCTCGAGGATGAGCTCCGCGAAGGAGGCAAGCAGATCGATGAGGAGATGCTCGCCAAGCAGCGTGCTCTGAGCGCAATTAACCC TGATGGACCTGAAAGCTCCAAGTCTTCTAAGCGCAAGAAGCTTGAGACTGCGCGCGACATCTACGACAAGGAGATTGACTCGAAGAGACAAAAGATGATCAAGAAGGGCACCGAGGGCCGCAAAAAACGCTAA